Genomic segment of Glutamicibacter sp. JL.03c:
GCAAGACTAAGAGACGATTCGAGCAATCCCCATTAGGGTGGATCTCAGAACAATGTTGGCGAAAGGTAATTCCCTGATGACCACCGCAATCGAGCGCATGGAAAATGACGCAGTAGAAATTTGCCGCGGCCTGATCCGCATTGATACAACAAATTTTGGCGGCAATCGGGGCGCCGGAGAGCTGCAAGCCGCACGCTATGTCAGTGAGCTTTTCGCCGAAGTCGGCCTAGACGCGCGGATTTACGAGTCGGCACCGGGACGCGCCAATGTGGCGTTGCGGATTCCGGGCACTGACCCGTCGCTGCCGGCGCTGATCGTGCATGGCCACCTTGATGTCGTGCCAGCGATTGCAGATGACTGGAGCGTTGACCCGTTCGGGGCGGAGATCAAAGATGGCATGATCTGGGGACGCGGCGCAGTCGATATGAAAAATATGGATGCCATGATCATCGCCGGCATCCGCCACATGCAACGTGAAAGAATCTCTCCACGTCGCGATCTGATCATCGCGTTCTTCGCTGACGAGGAAGCTGGCGGAGATTATGGGGCTGGCTGGATGGTTGAAAACCATCCGGAGGTTTTTGCCGGATCCGAAGAAGCGATCAGTGAAGTTGGCGGATTCTCCGTGGACATCAATGGACGCCGTGCCTACATGCTGCAAACGGCCGAAAAAGGGATCGCATGGCTCAAACTCACTGCGCAGGGAATGGCAGGCCATGGCTCGCAGATTAATACCGCTAATGCGGTGACCGCCTTGGCTGGAGCCGTTTACCGCATCGGCGAGCACCAGTGGCCATTGTCCTATACAAAAACTACCCAGTCCCTCATGGAACAAGTCGCCGAATTGTCTGGCCTGGAGTTTGATCGCGAGAACCCGCAGCCGCTGCTCGAAGCCATGGGCAACGTGTCGCGATTTGTCGGAGCAACTCTTCAAAACACCGCC
This window contains:
- a CDS encoding M20/M25/M40 family metallo-hydrolase; amino-acid sequence: MTTAIERMENDAVEICRGLIRIDTTNFGGNRGAGELQAARYVSELFAEVGLDARIYESAPGRANVALRIPGTDPSLPALIVHGHLDVVPAIADDWSVDPFGAEIKDGMIWGRGAVDMKNMDAMIIAGIRHMQRERISPRRDLIIAFFADEEAGGDYGAGWMVENHPEVFAGSEEAISEVGGFSVDINGRRAYMLQTAEKGIAWLKLTAQGMAGHGSQINTANAVTALAGAVYRIGEHQWPLSYTKTTQSLMEQVAELSGLEFDRENPQPLLEAMGNVSRFVGATLQNTANPSALQAGYKHNVIPGQAEALIDCRTLPDEHEATLEKLRELAGKGVELSMVHEQDSLEVPFAGALVDSMVKSLLDEDPEAVVLPYMLSGGTDNKWLATIGITGYGFAPLQLPAELDFTGMFHGVDERVPVDAVKFGVRVLENLMRSY